In one Saccharibacillus brassicae genomic region, the following are encoded:
- a CDS encoding MFS transporter: MASTFFPRLRGNSRGCLAFEPFFLIPYSMMATYATLYMYELGVTETNIGWITTLGLLVQVLAAFMSGYLTDRLGRKRAILIFDVLSWSVAMLIFAFSQNVWFFVLATCINGLQRVPHVAFYCLIVEDTPKKDRTYVFTLLQIIGVVGGLFAPLGGLLVSHYGLVDGTRIMYVLCSVLMTFQFIGRHVTTRETEMGYRKMKETKALGLKASLIDYSGAIRDLFASRSLMLIFVVYILFNFQMTLKTTYLSLYLADFLHIESWLISLVPAVSSVIMLLALWFIMPKIPAEGETRSMMAGFALSVLSNVMLVLWPTPNLLWVGLSTVLAAVGLMISSPYLEAAVQNAIDDEKRAKVFSMLSVVILLLTSPAGIVGGWAYTLDPRIPIWIITASFAAAFVFLMIYLSRTRKGELAA; the protein is encoded by the coding sequence ATGGCAAGCACGTTTTTCCCGAGGCTCCGCGGCAACAGCCGGGGCTGCCTGGCTTTCGAGCCTTTTTTCCTCATTCCGTACAGCATGATGGCGACGTATGCGACGCTGTATATGTACGAGCTGGGCGTCACCGAGACGAACATCGGCTGGATTACCACGCTCGGGCTGCTCGTGCAGGTGCTGGCGGCTTTTATGAGCGGTTACCTGACCGACCGGCTGGGCCGCAAACGCGCGATTCTGATCTTCGACGTGCTCAGTTGGAGCGTGGCGATGCTGATCTTCGCGTTTTCGCAAAACGTCTGGTTTTTCGTCCTCGCCACGTGCATTAACGGTCTGCAGCGAGTGCCGCACGTCGCGTTCTACTGCCTGATCGTCGAAGACACGCCGAAAAAAGACCGGACGTACGTGTTCACGCTGCTGCAGATCATCGGCGTCGTCGGCGGACTGTTCGCCCCGCTCGGCGGCCTGCTGGTCAGCCATTACGGACTCGTCGACGGCACTCGGATCATGTACGTGCTCTGCTCGGTGCTCATGACGTTCCAGTTCATCGGGCGCCACGTGACGACGAGGGAAACGGAAATGGGCTACCGCAAGATGAAGGAAACGAAAGCCCTCGGCCTCAAAGCGAGCCTGATCGACTACAGCGGCGCGATCCGCGACCTGTTCGCCAGCCGCAGCCTAATGCTGATCTTCGTCGTCTACATCCTGTTCAATTTCCAGATGACGCTCAAAACGACGTATCTGTCGCTGTACCTGGCCGATTTTCTGCATATCGAAAGCTGGCTGATCTCGCTCGTGCCGGCCGTCTCGTCGGTCATTATGCTGCTCGCGCTCTGGTTCATCATGCCGAAGATTCCGGCCGAAGGCGAGACGCGCTCGATGATGGCGGGCTTCGCGCTGTCGGTGCTGTCGAACGTCATGCTGGTGCTTTGGCCGACGCCGAACCTGCTCTGGGTCGGTCTGAGCACCGTGCTCGCTGCCGTCGGCCTGATGATCAGCTCGCCGTACCTCGAAGCGGCCGTGCAGAACGCGATCGACGACGAGAAACGGGCCAAAGTATTCTCCATGCTGTCCGTCGTCATTCTGCTGCTCACGTCCCCGGCCGGCATCGTCGGCGGCTGGGCGTACACGCTCGACCCGCGCATTCCGATCTGGATCATTACGGCGTCGTTCGCAGCCGCATTCGTCTTCCTCATGATCTACCTGAGCCGCACCCGAAAAGGCGAGCTCGCGGCTTGA
- a CDS encoding type II toxin-antitoxin system VapC family toxin: MNYLFDTNAAIELSKVYKEPYENEVQSLFGKLLVQGSLVFYSVITQAEFLSGKSKVNNIDFVNYFELEEAEEFLSVTPIIAKTAGNLRDKLSTMDQPIKIKMPDALILATAITHDLVLVTADADFRFSKILGVETFIFKPAAGIEGI, encoded by the coding sequence TTGAATTACCTATTCGATACCAACGCGGCCATCGAACTTTCCAAAGTGTACAAAGAGCCTTACGAAAACGAAGTACAATCCCTGTTCGGGAAATTACTCGTCCAAGGTTCTCTCGTCTTCTATTCGGTCATTACTCAAGCCGAGTTTTTATCGGGCAAAAGCAAAGTGAACAATATCGATTTCGTAAATTACTTTGAACTGGAAGAGGCCGAAGAATTTCTGTCCGTTACTCCGATAATCGCAAAAACCGCCGGAAATCTTAGAGATAAGCTGTCTACGATGGATCAGCCTATAAAAATCAAAATGCCGGATGCTTTAATTCTGGCGACAGCCATCACGCATGATCTTGTATTGGTGACTGCCGACGCGGATTTCAGGTTTTCCAAGATACTGGGTGTGGAGACCTTTATTTTCAAACCTGCCGCCGGTATAGAAGGAATCTGA
- a CDS encoding amino acid permease has translation MAMGGVIGTGIFKGSAETIGLAGPGVVLTYLFGGLLLLIVMGAIAELASVYPNRNMKDFVRQAFGPRPAFIVGWLYAFLMLTVCVIEVTAAGSFLQYWMPGVPLWVLSLASAALILGINRMSVESFGETEFWLAGIKIFMIVVFVLLGAGLLFGLIPGASGEAPGLRNYTAHGGFLPNGWLSVFSALLVVMFSYGGSELIGLTLTEAKDAEKVMPKVVKSFILRVVLFYTLPILVICGLIPWNQLAGQNSPFVQVLEATGLSGAAHIINFILVTAVLSAANSSIYGATRMLHSMAAAGEAPKLLGTTTSKGVPVGSLRLCAAVLVLGALAAFFMGNSLFSFLLAVPGFVVLIVWGSICLAQLKLRPVYPKAPTFRIWGYPYLTAATAVILAVIAAGFLLDPQNRLSIGVCVGVLALLIVWSIFKFKRSEA, from the coding sequence ATGGCCATGGGCGGCGTCATCGGCACGGGGATTTTCAAAGGCAGCGCCGAGACGATCGGGCTGGCGGGGCCGGGCGTCGTCTTGACGTATCTGTTCGGCGGACTGCTGCTGCTGATCGTCATGGGCGCGATCGCGGAACTTGCGAGCGTCTACCCGAACCGCAATATGAAAGATTTCGTCCGGCAGGCGTTCGGCCCCCGGCCCGCTTTTATCGTCGGCTGGCTGTACGCGTTCCTCATGCTGACCGTCTGCGTGATCGAAGTGACGGCGGCAGGGTCGTTCCTACAATACTGGATGCCCGGCGTGCCGCTCTGGGTACTCAGTCTGGCCAGCGCCGCGCTCATTCTCGGCATTAACCGTATGAGCGTCGAGAGCTTCGGCGAGACCGAGTTTTGGCTGGCCGGCATCAAAATCTTTATGATCGTCGTCTTCGTTCTGCTGGGCGCGGGGCTGCTGTTCGGCCTGATCCCCGGAGCGAGCGGCGAAGCGCCGGGGCTGCGGAATTATACGGCACACGGCGGCTTCCTGCCGAACGGCTGGCTGTCGGTCTTCTCGGCGCTGCTCGTCGTCATGTTTTCGTACGGCGGCTCCGAATTGATCGGCCTGACGCTTACGGAAGCCAAAGACGCGGAGAAAGTCATGCCCAAAGTCGTCAAAAGCTTTATCCTGCGCGTCGTCCTGTTCTATACGCTGCCGATCCTGGTCATCTGCGGATTGATTCCATGGAACCAGCTGGCCGGGCAGAACAGCCCGTTCGTACAGGTGCTCGAAGCGACCGGCCTGAGCGGCGCGGCGCATATCATCAATTTCATTCTCGTGACGGCGGTGCTGTCGGCGGCGAATTCCAGCATCTACGGCGCGACCCGGATGCTGCATTCGATGGCGGCGGCCGGCGAAGCGCCCAAGCTGCTCGGTACGACGACGAGCAAGGGCGTGCCGGTCGGCAGCCTGCGCCTGTGCGCGGCGGTGCTCGTGCTCGGCGCTCTGGCGGCTTTCTTCATGGGCAACAGCCTGTTCTCGTTCCTGCTGGCGGTGCCGGGCTTCGTCGTCCTGATCGTCTGGGGCTCGATCTGCCTCGCCCAGCTCAAGCTGCGTCCCGTGTATCCCAAAGCGCCGACGTTCCGCATCTGGGGCTATCCGTACTTGACCGCGGCAACCGCGGTCATTCTGGCGGTGATCGCGGCAGGCTTCCTGCTTGATCCGCAGAACCGGCTCAGCATCGGGGTATGCGTCGGCGTGCTGGCGCTGCTGATCGTGTGGTCGATCTTCAAGTTCAAGCGATCGGAGGCGTAA
- a CDS encoding SUKH-4 family immunity protein produces the protein MEVADVTMTPEQFRAAWNEAADGPLLRFDAEALESVPITEEAGRFLREAGLPGDSAPYLEFRSGEGRLSDLKTAFGMPKQYSAYWLLGSTGYGDPVCLKAGSSQVVCIRMDRGGTEWFINSSVPKFAEFLLVYAQLVQRTVRAGGPDAFLENEIPQEELKWVVREFGRIDPAAFAQGTFWRDEVEERLRR, from the coding sequence ATGGAGGTGGCGGACGTGACGATGACTCCCGAACAATTTAGAGCCGCCTGGAACGAGGCCGCGGACGGTCCTCTCCTGCGTTTCGATGCCGAAGCGCTGGAGTCGGTGCCGATCACGGAAGAGGCCGGGCGGTTTTTGCGCGAAGCGGGCCTGCCCGGCGATTCGGCTCCGTATTTGGAATTCCGGTCCGGCGAAGGACGCCTGTCCGATTTGAAGACGGCGTTCGGCATGCCGAAACAATATTCGGCTTATTGGCTGCTCGGCTCGACGGGTTACGGCGATCCGGTCTGCCTGAAGGCGGGCAGCTCGCAGGTCGTCTGCATCCGTATGGACCGGGGCGGCACCGAATGGTTCATCAATTCGTCGGTGCCGAAATTCGCGGAATTTCTGCTCGTCTATGCGCAGCTCGTCCAGCGGACGGTTCGCGCGGGCGGCCCGGACGCTTTTCTGGAAAATGAAATTCCGCAGGAAGAGTTGAAATGGGTCGTGCGGGAATTCGGCCGGATCGATCCGGCAGCGTTCGCGCAGGGAACGTTTTGGCGGGACGAGGTCGAAGAGCGGCTGCGGCGCTGA